In Acidianus brierleyi, one genomic interval encodes:
- a CDS encoding triphosphoribosyl-dephospho-CoA synthase has product MEVTLDLICSEIAGLLSKSSIIESLVFKPGNASRYQDINSVKFRDILESAIISEESYKIACKRGFYSDRPIYDLLYRSIYISKIIDVNFSIFGTEISLLPLAYSSVLAYNLDSLISMSTQVVRSLDRDDSKWFSNSLNELKLSYLGTLSSMDFRNMEETLWNVFMYSSNEDSLIRNIVRNYEYSIEVYNIIRQNPCKDFENNIQTAFIRILSKVPDGLIYRKFGARVALRVSDYASKLPECPSQSDLYEFNKFLVSNKYNPGSTADIIATGLALYNLDKWYEKTRLNIRLPLPRGCDRIYK; this is encoded by the coding sequence TTGGAGGTTACATTAGACCTTATATGCAGTGAGATAGCAGGATTATTAAGTAAGTCAAGTATTATAGAGTCTCTAGTATTTAAGCCTGGCAATGCCTCAAGATATCAAGATATAAACAGCGTAAAATTTAGAGACATACTAGAGTCTGCAATAATTTCTGAGGAAAGTTACAAAATTGCATGTAAAAGAGGATTTTATTCTGATAGACCTATATATGATTTATTGTATAGATCAATATATATATCCAAAATTATAGATGTAAATTTCTCGATATTTGGTACTGAAATTAGTTTATTACCATTAGCATATAGTTCTGTTCTAGCTTATAATCTAGATTCATTAATTTCTATGTCTACTCAAGTAGTTAGAAGCCTAGATAGGGACGATAGCAAATGGTTTTCTAATTCACTCAATGAACTTAAATTGTCATACCTAGGAACTTTAAGTTCCATGGACTTTAGAAATATGGAAGAAACTCTATGGAACGTATTCATGTATTCTTCAAACGAAGATAGCTTAATAAGAAATATAGTAAGAAATTATGAATATAGTATAGAAGTTTATAATATAATTAGACAAAATCCTTGTAAAGACTTTGAAAATAATATACAAACAGCGTTTATACGGATACTTAGTAAAGTGCCAGACGGTTTAATATACAGAAAATTTGGAGCCAGAGTAGCTTTACGAGTTTCTGACTATGCATCAAAATTACCAGAATGTCCATCCCAAAGCGATCTATATGAATTTAACAAATTTCTAGTCTCAAACAAATATAACCCTGGCTCTACAGCAGATATTATAGCTACTGGATTAGCATTATATAATTTGGATAAATGGTATGAAAAAACTCGCCTTAATATCAGGCTTCCCTTGCCAAGAGGATGTGATAGAATATATAAATGA
- the rimI gene encoding ribosomal protein S18-alanine N-acetyltransferase, whose translation MEQATNSHKSTFTLRNVRLDDVDQIMKINRLALPENYPYYFFVEHVKDYDKAFYVAVIDGDIVGYIMPRIEYGFSNFKSIPSLVKKGHVVSIAVLEQFRNQGIGSSLLEASMKSMKDDYGAEEVYLEVRVSNYPAISMYEKHGFVKIKILKHYYADGEDAYLMAALLNTNSTLSG comes from the coding sequence ATGGAGCAAGCTACTAATAGTCACAAGTCAACTTTTACATTAAGGAATGTAAGGCTTGATGATGTTGATCAAATAATGAAAATAAATAGATTAGCTCTCCCAGAGAACTATCCATATTATTTTTTTGTGGAACACGTGAAGGATTATGATAAGGCATTTTATGTAGCTGTGATTGACGGAGATATAGTAGGTTATATAATGCCTAGAATTGAATATGGATTCAGTAATTTTAAATCAATACCTAGTCTAGTAAAAAAAGGTCATGTAGTGTCTATTGCAGTCCTAGAACAATTTAGAAATCAGGGTATTGGCAGCTCATTATTAGAAGCTTCAATGAAAAGTATGAAAGATGATTATGGCGCTGAAGAGGTCTATTTAGAAGTTAGAGTAAGCAATTATCCTGCAATTTCCATGTATGAAAAGCATGGATTTGTAAAAATAAAAATATTAAAACATTATTATGCTGATGGAGAAGATGCGTATTTAATGGCAGCTCTTTTAAACACAAATTCTACGTTGTCAGGATAA
- a CDS encoding NAD(P)/FAD-dependent oxidoreductase: MKKIVILGGGIAGMGVATTLVSKGFDITVINKDQYYFTGPSRPLLLTGEQKYERMVRGYEEVGKKGIKLTVGSVYKIDPDERKIYVSETTSSTTKEVSYDYLVIAPGIIFDGSSINGYDKWWWKNTTVYDLGRVNVLKERVWTKTEGNIVVYAPKAPYRCAPAPTETAMLIHTILKYRGIRDKFNITYIDANDKTQPPFTADIVSQVFEKAKINLVTNQEIIEMNDKEVITKSGEKYKFDILAMLEPNRAPSFIKDSGLGDDYVDVRSPQDLRHPKYDDVLSAGDVAKLPFPKNQEIAFESSLFAANKIMEIEGISDKVPVQYAFVGWAYMGNLEGKLETYSLQFRLDLTSKPPKPSKDPELKKEYTLQKDNWEQAYLERLFSYKNI; this comes from the coding sequence ATGAAAAAGATAGTTATTTTAGGTGGCGGAATAGCTGGAATGGGAGTTGCTACAACACTAGTTTCTAAAGGCTTCGATATAACTGTTATAAATAAGGATCAGTATTATTTTACTGGACCTAGCAGACCATTGCTGTTAACTGGTGAACAAAAATACGAAAGAATGGTAAGAGGATACGAGGAAGTAGGCAAGAAAGGAATAAAATTAACTGTAGGTAGCGTATATAAGATTGATCCGGACGAAAGAAAAATATATGTTTCTGAAACTACAAGCAGTACTACTAAAGAGGTCTCGTATGATTATTTAGTTATCGCTCCTGGTATAATATTTGATGGTAGTAGTATAAACGGATATGACAAATGGTGGTGGAAAAATACAACAGTTTATGATTTAGGAAGAGTAAATGTTCTTAAAGAAAGAGTTTGGACTAAAACAGAAGGTAATATAGTAGTATATGCACCTAAAGCACCTTATAGATGTGCTCCTGCTCCTACAGAGACAGCTATGTTAATTCATACAATATTAAAATATAGAGGAATTAGAGATAAATTCAATATTACATATATAGACGCTAATGATAAAACACAGCCTCCATTCACTGCTGACATAGTTTCACAAGTATTTGAAAAAGCTAAGATCAACTTAGTTACTAACCAAGAGATAATAGAAATGAATGATAAAGAAGTAATAACAAAGAGTGGAGAGAAATATAAATTTGATATTCTTGCTATGTTAGAGCCAAATAGAGCACCGTCCTTTATAAAAGATTCAGGATTAGGAGATGATTATGTCGATGTAAGATCTCCACAAGATTTAAGACATCCTAAATATGACGACGTGCTATCTGCTGGGGATGTAGCAAAATTGCCTTTCCCTAAAAATCAAGAAATAGCGTTCGAAAGCTCTTTATTTGCAGCTAATAAAATAATGGAAATTGAAGGGATATCAGATAAAGTTCCAGTCCAATATGCATTTGTAGGTTGGGCATATATGGGAAATCTTGAAGGAAAATTAGAAACATACAGTCTTCAGTTCAGATTAGATCTAACTTCTAAGCCTCCAAAGCCATCTAAAGATCCAGAGCTTAAAAAAGAATATACACTACAAAAAGATAATTGGGAACAAGCATACCTAGAAAGATTATTTTCATATAAAAATATTTAA
- a CDS encoding SDR family oxidoreductase produces MSFNGKVVVVTGGTKGIGRAISEKFKSLGANVIILYNSSDNIARELEEKGFLTIKCDVSKRSQVKKAAEIVAEKYDKVDVLVNNAGIWYLFSFEEFDEEKYEKMMKINLDGTIYVTYEFLPLIKKSKGVIINMASNAGLGTSAIGNTFYSITKAGIIILTRRLAYELGKYGIRVNAVAPGWVETDMTIGGKSAEEIEKLRQWFKDRTMLHTTGKPEYIANIVSFLASEDSTYITGQIIVADGGRIDYLTHGI; encoded by the coding sequence ATGTCATTTAATGGAAAAGTTGTTGTAGTAACTGGAGGAACAAAAGGTATTGGAAGAGCTATTTCTGAAAAATTTAAGTCACTAGGGGCAAATGTTATTATACTATATAACTCCTCTGACAATATAGCAAGAGAACTTGAAGAAAAGGGATTTCTTACTATAAAATGTGACGTTTCAAAAAGATCACAAGTAAAGAAGGCCGCAGAAATAGTCGCAGAAAAATATGATAAGGTTGATGTATTAGTTAATAATGCAGGAATCTGGTATCTATTTTCCTTTGAAGAGTTTGATGAAGAAAAATATGAAAAGATGATGAAAATAAATCTAGATGGCACTATTTATGTTACATACGAATTCTTACCCTTAATCAAGAAATCCAAAGGCGTTATAATAAATATGGCATCGAATGCTGGTCTAGGGACTTCGGCTATAGGAAATACTTTCTATTCAATAACTAAGGCAGGAATAATTATTCTAACACGCAGATTAGCTTATGAGTTAGGGAAATATGGTATTAGAGTTAACGCTGTAGCACCAGGCTGGGTAGAGACAGATATGACTATAGGAGGAAAAAGTGCTGAGGAAATAGAAAAATTAAGACAATGGTTTAAGGATAGAACTATGCTACATACAACAGGAAAACCAGAATATATAGCAAATATAGTAAGTTTCTTAGCTAGTGAAGACTCCACATATATAACCGGTCAGATAATAGTAGCTGATGGAGGAAGAATTGATTATCTTACACATGGTATTTAG
- a CDS encoding metallophosphoesterase family protein, which produces MIEYINDQKFDAVIGLGDIECPQFLNNFYGILGEFESVFVMKYLKKTNRLIQTSIYGLSVNFSDKIVITHFPPKGFGTGIIGNFMIGNEETTKKILHNKPKIVLHGHSEYPSISEKNGIKIISIGSLYNGFYTEYYPDNVEFVFKRAAIKYASSPSA; this is translated from the coding sequence GTGATAGAATATATAAATGATCAAAAATTTGACGCAGTAATAGGATTAGGAGATATAGAATGCCCACAATTTCTAAATAATTTTTATGGAATACTTGGCGAATTTGAAAGCGTATTTGTAATGAAATACTTGAAAAAGACAAATAGATTAATACAAACCTCTATTTACGGATTATCTGTTAATTTTTCAGATAAAATCGTAATAACACATTTTCCACCTAAAGGTTTTGGTACAGGTATAATAGGAAATTTTATGATAGGAAATGAGGAGACAACTAAAAAAATTCTACATAACAAGCCTAAAATAGTATTACATGGACATTCAGAATATCCATCAATATCAGAAAAAAATGGCATAAAAATAATATCTATAGGCTCATTATATAATGGGTTTTACACTGAATATTATCCTGACAACGTAGAATTTGTGTTTAAAAGAGCTGCCATTAAATACGCATCTTCTCCATCAGCATAA
- a CDS encoding nucleotidyltransferase domain-containing protein, whose amino-acid sequence MGRNYFLDKDALIDKNDNIFFVLTNYNPYGYVFAYLKYIYTGKGLWKGFDRNLRYYGIRNLLQSRQEFIYEPCFGASFPIKRLSEVKKHLTPEDKIDEIIRKSSTSELDEIILDLISKIDVKNIGITGSILLNIQHSKSDIDFVIYGDKDTEDFFNTFEGFDIDKDWILETSKNYNIPVELAKSLYNKKTRGIYKGIKYSILFVDNKPWQYCKDICIKEGPIKISGDIYGDVRALYYPSTAFLFSNKKTFKILSYEGIYNTVLYGNHKVEIYGMLMECNEDNTIIVGDREIGGYIRPYMQ is encoded by the coding sequence ATGGGAAGAAATTATTTCCTTGATAAAGACGCTTTAATAGACAAGAATGACAATATATTTTTTGTACTTACTAATTATAACCCTTATGGCTATGTCTTTGCATATTTAAAATATATATATACAGGAAAAGGTTTATGGAAAGGATTTGATAGAAATTTAAGATACTATGGAATAAGAAACTTATTACAATCAAGGCAAGAGTTTATTTATGAACCTTGCTTTGGAGCTTCTTTCCCAATTAAAAGACTTTCAGAAGTCAAAAAACACTTAACTCCAGAAGATAAGATAGATGAGATTATCCGTAAAAGTAGCACGTCAGAATTAGACGAAATAATATTGGATTTAATATCCAAGATAGATGTAAAAAATATAGGTATTACCGGCTCAATTCTCCTTAACATTCAGCATTCTAAATCCGATATAGATTTTGTCATATATGGAGATAAAGACACTGAAGATTTCTTCAATACTTTTGAGGGATTTGATATTGATAAGGATTGGATTTTGGAGACTTCTAAAAATTATAATATACCAGTAGAATTAGCTAAAAGTTTATACAATAAAAAAACTAGAGGAATATATAAAGGTATAAAGTATTCTATATTATTTGTAGATAATAAACCATGGCAATATTGTAAAGATATCTGTATAAAAGAAGGTCCGATAAAAATTTCTGGCGATATTTATGGCGACGTAAGAGCATTATACTATCCATCAACGGCATTCCTCTTCAGTAATAAAAAAACTTTTAAAATATTATCTTATGAGGGTATATATAATACTGTACTATATGGAAATCATAAAGTAGAGATTTATGGAATGTTAATGGAGTGTAATGAAGATAATACTATAATTGTAGGTGATAGAGAAATTGGAGGTTACATTAGACCTTATATGCAGTGA
- a CDS encoding DUF1464 family protein: protein MICAGVDPGSESYAIAFVDELGRLVKYYEIPTELVVNASMSIVKYIADLRPKLITLPSGHGLPFYKISDIQDKEIFLLTLSDPKKTGPLHNFLRAAKGLNGVTLPSIVELESVPNYRKTNIIDMGTADKLASTFFYRTFFDSFVLVEAGRHFYSVIVVINGKVIDGFGGTVIPGPFAPGALDGEVAYLLSKYSKITKDTIYTNGDKKRAIEIVKIISEWYSTKYDIPIIISGKDKYNIDFGEKFEFKFKESAIGASYIANALCGGIYRKYIDMLKSSNTPIYYVRLKGWEEIISLIKTL, encoded by the coding sequence ATGATATGTGCAGGAGTTGACCCAGGTAGCGAAAGTTATGCAATAGCTTTCGTTGATGAATTAGGAAGATTAGTAAAATATTATGAAATCCCAACAGAACTTGTCGTAAACGCTAGTATGTCTATTGTTAAATACATAGCCGATTTAAGGCCAAAATTAATTACATTACCTTCTGGACACGGTTTACCATTCTACAAAATAAGCGATATTCAAGATAAAGAAATATTTCTACTTACATTATCTGATCCTAAAAAAACAGGACCATTACATAATTTTCTAAGGGCCGCTAAAGGCCTAAATGGAGTAACTTTACCTTCGATTGTAGAACTAGAAAGCGTTCCAAATTATAGAAAAACTAATATTATAGATATGGGTACTGCAGATAAGCTAGCATCTACCTTTTTTTATAGAACATTTTTCGATAGTTTTGTACTAGTAGAAGCGGGTAGACATTTTTATTCTGTTATAGTTGTAATAAATGGAAAAGTTATAGACGGATTTGGGGGTACAGTAATACCTGGGCCCTTCGCACCTGGAGCCTTAGACGGAGAAGTAGCATATCTTTTATCTAAATACTCTAAGATAACTAAAGACACAATATATACTAATGGCGATAAAAAAAGAGCTATAGAAATTGTAAAAATTATTTCAGAATGGTATAGTACAAAATATGATATACCTATAATAATTTCTGGAAAAGATAAATATAATATAGATTTTGGAGAAAAATTTGAGTTCAAATTTAAAGAATCTGCTATAGGAGCCTCATATATTGCTAATGCTCTATGTGGTGGTATATATAGAAAATATATTGATATGCTTAAGAGTAGTAACACACCTATATATTATGTGAGACTTAAAGGATGGGAAGAAATTATTTCCTTGATAAAGACGCTTTAA